Within Macrobrachium nipponense isolate FS-2020 chromosome 20, ASM1510439v2, whole genome shotgun sequence, the genomic segment ATAAGAGATGTTGGCTGTATATATTTGACTTTATCTACTGCGGGTCACTGGATTACTAATCTACATTTTTATAATCAAAGTTATACTTGAATCACAATACGATATATAACATGTAATATTCAATCTACAGACAACACATGCACatatgtattcatacacacacacacgcacacacacacacacagacacacacacacacacacacacacacacatatatatatatatatatattatatatatataatatatatatatatatatatatataatatcttttaaaTGTCTTTAATTGCTTTTTCACTTATTCTGATAGATAATTTCATTTCTCTTCGCAAACCTCGAAGACCTCTCAGTCATTCACttccagcattattattattattattattattattattattattattattattattattattattattattattattattatattattattattattatttgtagaggAGGTGGTTAAGCTTAGGAAAGTGTTCTCGGAAATCGCTGTTGTGCGGGACAAATCTCGTATTGTAATAGAAAAGTCGATAAAATATGACTGAGATCTTCTGGATAGACTTTAGTTGCTgaatgaaaataaccaaaaaccaaagaaaatGGCAGGGGGAAGGTTggaggcggggggtggggggtgatttAGAAGACCTACGGACTTAAAAGATGTAGAGGAGAAGGATATAGGAAGAAGCGCTTATCTCACCTATAAAACGCAGTCAGGCATGACAACGTTTTAATGACCGCGGTGTAGCAAATGGATTGACGGTTAACACCTATATACAACCATGTCTATTGATCAGAGTTATGTAAAGTTTTCTTACAACCATATTTAATCTCGGATGAGGGTTATAAAACCTTGCATGGCTCCCCAACTTCTTAgctccgataaaaaaaaaagagagaaaaaaaagccgaTTTCATAGTGAGGCATGACCACAGTACGTGGCAACTATGAAAATGCATATTTGAGTTatcaattattttgaaaatggagATGCACATAAAACACACAGAAATctatttgtaattaaaaaaaagcttttatgaAGTTCAGTATTAATTTTTTGCATCAATAGATACTTTGTTGAAAAGAATAacgaacgcaaaaaaaaaaaataacacgtgATATTGAATGTCTAGTGAGACATAAATAGAAAACTGTACAACTTAATATCCTTCATAGCCTGGATCACATAGGCTTTAGAAAATGGTAGTCTGTGTACGAATATCACCTCCTTTCTCTCTGTTCCTCATGGCACACATTATGCGTGTCCTTTCTTCTTACAATGTGTCAAAAAGACGCAAGTCATTACTCGATAGATATCCGTTAACATTACTTTTTTTCCCGTCACCTTATCTGAGTTGAAATTGATATCTTTTACCtgtcattatttttctgtataaaattatattttttaccattgtacaaatTTCTTCCTTTCAGTGAAGAGTCTTGGTGGAAAAGCAAGGTGAGGTTCTTTAAATATTTAACAACATTATTACTACATTCTCATTGTTATTTGCATACAGAATTCGACCTGTATGACGAGGCTTTTGGACAAGTATCCATTTGCGTGGTGTAAGAATTCGCTTTATAAAAGACCTCAACGAAACAATGTTGATTTCAACGGAATGTATAAAGTAATCTTTAATGATGGCCCCGAAACCATTTAGCTCCGTCCTTTCTTTCGCCAGATTACGTTACGTTAGTGGCTCATGCTTAACGACTTTTTAagtattatattttgaaaatataagaaacaaggAAAACGAAAGGCTGTATGCGATGCTAGATCGCACACAGACTTTTAATTATCATACAAAACCCACCAAATTAGAGGACTGCTGTTCAGCTGGAGTTGAAGGGCACCGACGTTACGCGTTAATTAGGTCTTTGTTGATAGACTTCCTTCCAGTGGTCCACAAAAAGGCCTACTATTCCCTTCAACAACTGACCACTCATACTGGCCGCTTTTGGGAAAGGGCCCGTGCTAGGAAAAGTCGGACTTAATCAAAGGTTTTATTAAACTTCCTTGGCTTCTGGTCGCCAATGTTAGAAATGTTAATGAGCCAATTCTGTATCCCAAAACCCACAAGTGTGTCTGTAAACTCTATCTATCCACAAGCAATGAAAAAGCTTTTATTTGATTGAGAAATATTATCATCTCCAAGGAAACAAACCCAATTTCTAAAGACGACTTTTTACAGTCAATTCCATCTGAGAGACACGAAAGAAACGAGATACCTAACGAAGCCTATTCCCTTTCAGTGGCGTGCGTGTGGACGAGTCTGCTAGTCAGCACAGCTGTCTCCTCGCCTTTGCTTGGTCCTCACATCATGAGTTTCGACTCCGTTTCGCCCTTCATCGAGTGGCAAGGCCCCGCCGCTCAAGAGGTCGTTCCGACCGTCGTCGGGAACCCCTTATTACCCCAGACAGCTGGAGAGGCCGCCGGTGCCGGGCCCGTGCCCACCGGATTCATCATCAGTGAGTGGCGCTAATcgctcttcctttcttcctcttaTGTTGTTGCCCTCTTTTAGCTTTTAGTTctgtatattgttttgtttttctttgacaGTGTTTCTTTTGGGGGTGTTGTTAGACTTACTCAtcacattgcatatatatatatatatatatatatatatctatatatatatatatatatatatatatataaatacacgcacacagacGCACCTTCATTTGAAATATATGATTAATTTGTGCAGTAACTGTGACAACACTGTAAATGGACATGAAGTAAATATAAACGCTATAAaaacctccatatatatatatatatatatatatatatatatataatatatatatatatatatatatatatatatatatatatatatatatatatatatatatatatatatatatatatatatatatatgattaatttgcGCAGTAACTGTGACTGTGACAATACTGTAAATGGACATTAAGTAAATATAAATGCTATAAAagccttcatttatatatatatatatatatatatatatatatatatatatatatatatatatatatatatatatatatatatatatatatatatatatatattcacgtgtgtgtgtgtgtgtatatatatgtatatatatatatatatatatatatatatatataccttcatttgaaatatataaatgtatgattaATTTATGCAGTAACTGTACTGTGACAACACTGTAAATGGAcatgaagtaaatatgaatgctataaaaacctttattttcctGCATAATCTTTTTATCATATGATGAAGCAGTACATTTTAAATTCGTTCTTCagatttaaatgtataatatttgtatgtgaaCATTACACAAAATTCAGTTTCGTGTTCTTATAAAAAGAAAAGGCCCTCTCGTTCTGGAAAGCTTTGGATAATTATTTAActgccgtttctctctctctctctctctctctctctctctctctctctctctctctctctctctctctctctctctcagaaaaataaTGCTGTTTTCATCGGGAAAACACTAGGATTttaaggacaaaaacattagatGGAGAAAGGATTAAAGAAATTGAAACTTTTACATTTAGGAATAATGGTATAAAGTACATGTTTTCTTAACTTAGAATTTactgagactaaaaaaaaaaaggggttgatCATACAATGGACAGTGTGAATACGATTTGGAAATCTAATAGGCTATAAATACATATGGAAATGAGATTATATCAAAGTATGATACGTTCTGTATTAATAAACAGACATAAATCATTGTAAAGCAAAGGAATTAATCCAAGCGATTTTGTCGATTTGAGAATAAATCTTTGTGTAGAACATCAGGAGTCAGATGGTGGAATAGAGTTGGAAATGACATCCTAAGGGATATTGCGGAAGTTCCAAATGTAGATGACATATAGTGATGCAAGGaagatggagatggcttggatGTCCTTCATATAACCTCGCACAACCCTAGGGGGAATAGTACGCGATTGTATCGGCTGAGATCCTGTATGCACCAGCAGAGCTGAAAGACCCCGACCTACGGATAGAATTACAAATGATTACCTGAGGTAAATTACGGAAGTTTCTTAGATAGATGACAATAATGATAGGGAGATCGAGATAGCTTGGACATGTCCTTCGTACAACTCTTGGAAGATTAGTACAAGACAGTACCAGCGGGGCTCCTGTGTTTGCCAGGAGAGTTGAAAGACCCCGGACCTTCTTAGATAAGAAACATGAGAAGTGAGACTGAAGTTGAGTGGAGACAGGTGGAAGACAAAGCACCTGATTGGCAGAATTTCAAAGAGGCCCTGTGTATGGCGCGGCGTCGGAGGCCatgattttgatgatttaatAAGTTTTGAATGGTGTCTTATTCTCTTTTCAGAGGCACCTTGCGTGCGTGGTCGGATGGATGTGTCAGGATGCAGAGAATCATTCAACTTCCCTCAGAGAATGTTCAGAGACAACCCACAGTTTTACATGAGAGGCCAGGTATGTTGAACTCATACTACATAAACCTTATCAAggaatatctgttttttttttttttttttttttttttaagaatctatATCAGCAAATAATGTTTATATTGTCTAAAtgtctaatatattttcatccataTGGTGTGTAGATGATACTTTTTATCCACAAAAAATATCAGTGGCTTGTCTAAatgataacatttatatatattatatataatattatatatagataatatatagatatatataatatatatatatatatatatatatatgtatagtatgtatgtataaaagattTAATGTCCTGTATAAATAGCAAATATTTTCATCTACATAAAATGTCAGAGTCCTGTCTAAATATCTAATATTTCTATTCAGAAAATATCTATATGCCCTGTCTAACCACCTAATTCTTTTTAGAGTCGAGGTGGTCCCTCTCCCGGCCGGAGAATAGGAAGGACAGGGTTCCCTTCGAGACCTGAACCAGAGACACCCGAACCAGAGAGGGTTCAGGACGACTGAAGAGGGTCTTCATCttcttaatgattattattattaatttcctttatttaaatCAATCAGTTGCCAGAGCCAATGACCTCAATTAcctttttcttcagtttcctttttctcCAATCCAAGTTAATTTTTCGATTTTGCTGACAGTTTTGTACATTTAACTACTGGATTTATTTGTAGTCAAAAGTACCTAATTCTTAATTGTAATgatgcttattctctctctctctctctctctctctctctctctctctctctccattcccaattaatttctcgattacgttggaaaatgtgaaaaaagttaatttaaattAATTAGTAATGTCTATGATGGTTATTGTGTCATTCATCACGGCCCTCTTCAACAacaaccccgcccccccaacttctctctctctctctccatgatccCCAAGAGGTGTTCATAAAGCTATCTAGATCCTCCTCCCAGTAAAACTCGAGGGAACTGCATATTTGTTACCAACATTGTATCCACAAGATGCAAATGTGATAATCTTTATTACCAAATACTGTGTAAGACTGATAGAAGGATTAAAATTACCATTTCCTGTACTGTAAGATGTTTATAAATTAGGTTACCAACTAGACTATGGACCTTATGAGTGTAAAGATTCATGTGTTACCAAGAATTGACTGTGAATGACCGGTGTTTGTATgtaggaaaattaagaaaataaaatcacatgTATATCATTTGTATATCATTCAAAATACACCTTCAAAATGACGCCAGCAATATAACCTCTTTCAGACAGGTGACATTGCCCTTCACGATGTCattgtaatgcacttatattcATTAAGGACAAGCTAGTGTTATTAGTATGGTTCTATGAACGCAATATAAATACCTGATTGGTTTTGTGACGTCAATACAATTCTAAATTCTCTGATGTCAGCATATTCATAAATGCATGATATTCTTATGATAAATAGTTTGAAAGTGACCCATGGCTTCGTTTTTGTTTATACACACCATAACTCATTAAGTAATGAAGAGGCCTTCTCCAGCTTTACTATGAATGTAATCACTATCTGTTATATTCTCTTTACCTTCAAGATATTTTATAGCCTGTGAATTATCATAAAGCTTTTATAAAAGGAAATGCGACGCTGCGTGCACTGTTGACATATGTTTAGAGACCTTCCAGTCCTTATATCGTGCACCAGGAAATCACTGAAATAGAAGTGTTCTCTTCCGTACTTTTTGTTATTCTTCTCCCAGCTTCTTAAGAAAAAAGCAGCTATATAAAGATACACCCTACGGAATTCAGTGCTGTTTATTGGTGTTcccaaagaaaaaatctcaaGGGTCATTCTTCTTTTAGCTAATAAAAAACCTACACTCTATGTTATCCTTCATCAAGATTTCGAGACCGCGTAACTATTAAATAATGTTATCACTGGTCGGCTGATTAGCAAAGTTGAGCGGGTCTGACCAAAATCTGGATAAGATTCCACCAAGGAAAGGCAGGAGCCGTCAGCACATAAGCCCTCCAAATACCCACGGGGAAAAAGGGTCAGGCTTACAACCTCATCTCATGCATACTTGCTGAAAGCCAGAAAGGTTACACCTGGAGCAACCCCATCTAGGGGTGAAAAGATATatatgaggaaatagataaacaaattatGATAAATGGCACTGTCGTTTCTAGAAAGACGAATCTCTAATAGGAACaatatggccagcagaaacttcagcatttccAGTTATGAATGTATCAATTTCCCTTACCAACGTTCCACATTACAAATCCCACCTTCAGGTCTAATATCTGAGAAAATGAAAATCCATATATCAGAAGTCAGACTAAAATGGAGAATaacaacaaataattttttttaataatgagtaAAAATGAGCTTCAAACTTGACATGAAAGCAAATTGGcaattaatgaaatatgaaattacatGAAAGAACAAAATAAGACAAGTAAAAGAATGTTCTAGTTCCAAATATAATTTGGGAACCTAAATGTGGGTAATTCCCCTCGGCAGTTGAAGGTTCGAATCGATTGTAATTCGGGTGACAAGATTAGTTTCATTCAAGAAGGAATTCTCTGCAATAAGCAACTATacagtaaaatatatacacacaatattctGTTTAGTGATTTCAAATTTCTGTCTCAAGCAATAAATAACCAGTCATTACTAATTTTCGaatccctcttcattaaacattgAACACCAACGCTCTACAGTCGTTCAACTGCTGTTTTATTAAACAATGCTTAATAGACCATTCACCCATTCTATATTTCTCACCTCTCTGTTTCTTTTCCCTGGtgtcaaaataataatttattcagtCTTTTACATAGCTTCTGTACTTGTGCGTTCTCATCACGATGTTTTTGTAATTTACTGTTTGTAAATATATGCAGGAATTTTCGCTTTGAAGGATTAATGTTAAAAACATTTGTCCCTGTGACATAATGGCATTTTCTCAAAAGTTCACTTGTAGTTATTTCTTGTtactattcaattttatttttctcaatgttAGTCTCAATATGCTTAGCAGTTTTGTTCTTTAATGATAATTTCGCGTATCGTTACTTCCCATTTTGCTTTCAAGTGAGATTTTAAGCTCACTGGTGTACTCATTATTTCTTGAAAAGTATTTGTTACTATGCTCCATTTTAACCCAACTTCTGATGTATGGATTTTCATTTTCTCAGTTTTTAGTACTGAAGATAGGATTTGAATCCCGAAGCCTTGGTGATGGAAATTGATCAGATTATAACttatgctgaagtttctgctagCCATACTGTtcctaatctatatataaatatacatacatatatgtatgtatgtatgtatgtatgtatgtatgtatgtatgtatgtatgtatgtatgtatgtatgtatggatgcatgcctgcatgcatgtatgtatatataaaatgtataatgaaGTGCGTTTTTCTGTAGAAAGACACATGGTGAATATGCCTTAATAGACTAAGGGTCTTTGGCATAACTACAAACGATAACTCACTGTTATTTACTCTCTCAAATAGTTGTAACCCTAATTATTCATACGCGCTATTAAGATATCTAAAATGCCTGCTTCCATATTTATTCTCCTTTCATTCAAACGAAAACTGGAGTCACATTATGCAGGAAGTAAACTGAAAAAGGTTCACCACTTTTTACAGGACCACGTGGGCTTTATGCCCCTCAACAGAGGATAATAATTAATTGCGAGCGTTGAAGGTTTTTAACTTCTGTACATCCTTAACAAATGCAAGTTTATCTCTTCCAGTCTGAAAGAGCTGAATCACTTCGGCAAACAAGAAGCGCACGATTTCTTGTTTAACGAAATCTTACGAGTTTTTTTTGCGATAGATCAAATATTCAAATAGGTGCCACAGTAACGAAGGCTATTGAGGTATAATCAAAATGGGGGATTCAATAATATGTATCCCCGGATATTTTTAGCAGCCTTGACAAGATCATTTAAGGGGGGAAATATCTCTTCCACGTGAAGGAAGTGTTAGAGGTTTTCACGCGAGTTAAATGATGTATATTGGAGACCAAACGACAATTTTAACTGACGTCGGAAATAAAAAATGAGGAAGACTGGCGTGCTTGTAGATATATCTAAAGAAACGTTCTCGTCTTACCTCTAAATGTTGAGATAAAGgtcttgattttatatatatatatatatatatatatatatatatatatatatatatatatatatactatatatatatatatatatatatatatatatatatacatatatatatatatatatgtatatatatatatattatactatatgtaacacatataaaaaataaatatatatatatatatacatatatatatatttatatatagtgtatatatatatatatatacatatatatatatatatatatatatatatatatatatatatatatatatatatatatatatatatatatatatatatatatatatatttacttattcatttattcaaatgtAGCACAGGGAAGACGAAACACAGGGTAGAGTATAAATTCTGACTGATTTCGCCTGTTGTTTTTCAAGACATCCTCAAGAGACTAATATACAGTtgcagatatttatataaaaattctagGATTAAAGTACAAACACACAGACgattggaaaaaatatttatactatataaaaaacaaGCACTCTTTACCgcataaaaaaaagacttgcaaATGGCTCCACTTTTTCTCTGTCACCTGTATGCTCCTTTGCACTGTCACCTTAGcaaaaataatatgtatttttaccTCTATATATCAGTCCCCATGGAGAAATCATTGCAAGCTAAAGGCGAAACCCATCAGGAATTACACCTTTGTCTCATTTCCTTTTAGTGATACTGTaaagggggggagtatttgtaaggacaacgcttattcataattttctctgtacataattcatcattcgcgttgttcttacttcccctgagagagcattcagcgggctttccgtcagtgtataaagcttgtataaccacatattgtgtacttttatattttgtattttatgtctctcaagaaacacaaatcgggtctcgccgacccacttttactctctcgcgggtcggtgaccactttccgtccgcatgctgtatatttatatttcccttgactgtaataaaaatcagtacacttctacctgcctctttgtccacctctcacaacacattacatatatacaatgcATGTGCCGGAAttttcaagcacacacacacacacacacacacacacacacacacacacacacacacacacacacatatatatatatatatatatatatatatatatatatatatatatatatagagctataaaCAATTTTAAATGCATAAATTAAGCATTAGTCCCTTAAccacagacatttttttttatctacatagCTACCGATAACATCCCAGCAACAAACTTAATTCAAACTTTagtgccctttttttttatacttaatgaCAATTTGAAGGCTATGACTACTTTCTTTAGGTCTTGACGTCAGTAACAAGTTTCCTCGTCATAGCGAAGGAgataaaagcatatatatttgCTGTAACGTATAAAGACCAAACGGTAATTGATAAGGGAATTTGATTGACTGATATAAAttattactgtaaattaaatataaGAAGCACATAATGAATTACATTTCAGTGTTCatagtaaactttttttttttctgaaattaacCTAGGCCTACCGTGAGCAACAGCAACTGCCCAGAAACGTTTGTTACTGTTTGCCCTTCATAAAAGAAAACGAGGAAATATCTAAGTCTCTTGTGTGAGAAAACGTATGAAATTGTATGGGTGACAATTCTAAAAATCGAAGTTTTATTTCTGAATAACAACCGAAAtggttaaagaataaaaaaaacgacaCTTTTGAAATTAAGTCGTAGCTTTCTTGTTGTGTCTCTTATGATGATACAAATTTCACGAATAAACGAGACTTAACTACATAATGTAGTCATCCACAGCAGAATACTAGTCCAAGGAACAGAACACATCCATTATGATTTCTAGTTCCAAAATCCATGGTATACAATAAGCACTCATaggcatgtaaaaaaataagaaaattaagtgTCAGCATTAATTGCTTTTTCTATAGatcagaaacaaaataaaagagtaaCATGGTCATAAACCACCGGAGAAATCTGATTTTAAACCAAGTCAACAAAATCAAGTGATGAAACAAAGAAACGTTAGGTTATACATATCAAACACACTCacattgcatatacatatatatatatatatatatatatatatatatatatatatatatatatatatatatatatataagcgaattccacaggaaaatgatagtcagaaatccaagatttcgtctttactcagacaatgtctgagtaaagacgaaagcgcttggatttctgactatcattttcctgtggaattcgcttatttatgaagtcacgtgcatctactgtgattttttaagcatatatatatatatatatatatatatatatatatatatatcttaagttgTGACTGTTGCAATTACATGCGTATCTGGTTAAAAAAGCTacaagtagattatatatatatatgtgtgtgtgtgtatgtgtatgtgtgtgtgtgtgtatgtatgtagaatctactggtcacttttcacAAGTTATGTGTGTTTACTGTAATAGCCAATCTTAAGAGGCAATGTGGCTGTAATCTGTATAGTAGCTTtacagtgt encodes:
- the LOC135225176 gene encoding uncharacterized protein LOC135225176, with the protein product MKYVSDGQWWKVACVWTSLLVSTAVSSPLLGPHIMSFDSVSPFIEWQGPAAQEVVPTVVGNPLLPQTAGEAAGAGPVPTGFIIKAPCVRGRMDVSGCRESFNFPQRMFRDNPQFYMRGQSRGGPSPGRRIGRTGFPSRPEPETPEPERVQDD